In Vreelandella piezotolerans, one genomic interval encodes:
- the cls gene encoding cardiolipin synthase, which produces MTSWLLGTGIMLIHVLGMISAVMALMSSRTSQGAVAWIISLLTFPYAAVPAYWLFGRPRFYGYVTARGARDSVLRRVLVRYRHNVKPHVAHSNNTDIQAVEQLAMMPLTKGNSTKLLIDGKATFESLFQGIEQAQDYLLIQFFIVRDDELGRQLLRQLSAAAKRGVRVYFLYDEIGSRKLNDSYFNELRESGVEVSPFRSSRGLKHRFQLNFRNHRKIAVVDGKQGWIGGFNVGNEYLGKSAKHGPWRDTHLNVQGPCVLGLQEAFWEDWHWATGDVITLNWHAECHPQQDQQVVIVPSGPADKQDTAGLLVQQLIHSANHRFWVTSPYFVPDQGVQDSLRLAAMRGVDVRVMIPERPDHLLVFLSAFSFLPDMLRAGVKIYRYQPGFLHQKIMLIDDSSATVGTVNLDNRSFRLNFEITAFVPSADFAADVATMLEADFARCRRVTLDEVSQRPMWKKVVSRAAYLMAPVQ; this is translated from the coding sequence ATGACCTCTTGGTTGCTAGGGACAGGGATTATGTTGATTCACGTGCTGGGTATGATCTCGGCCGTGATGGCTCTGATGTCGAGTCGCACGTCACAAGGTGCAGTCGCGTGGATCATTTCATTACTGACGTTTCCCTACGCCGCAGTCCCTGCCTACTGGCTATTTGGTCGTCCACGTTTTTATGGTTATGTGACCGCAAGAGGCGCTCGCGATTCGGTACTGCGCCGGGTGCTCGTACGTTATAGGCATAACGTAAAACCTCACGTTGCACACTCTAACAATACCGACATACAGGCCGTCGAGCAGTTGGCCATGATGCCGTTGACGAAGGGCAATAGCACCAAGCTTTTGATCGATGGCAAAGCAACGTTCGAGAGTTTGTTCCAAGGTATCGAACAAGCGCAGGACTACCTGCTCATCCAGTTCTTCATCGTCCGTGACGACGAGTTGGGTCGACAGCTCCTTCGACAATTGAGCGCGGCGGCCAAGCGAGGAGTGCGCGTCTATTTTCTGTATGACGAAATTGGCAGCCGTAAACTCAACGACAGCTACTTTAACGAGTTGAGAGAAAGCGGCGTCGAAGTATCGCCATTCCGTTCGTCACGCGGACTCAAACACCGTTTCCAGCTCAATTTCCGAAACCATCGCAAGATTGCTGTAGTAGATGGTAAGCAAGGGTGGATTGGCGGCTTCAATGTGGGGAACGAGTATCTAGGTAAGAGCGCCAAACATGGCCCTTGGCGAGATACCCATTTAAACGTGCAAGGCCCTTGCGTGTTGGGATTACAAGAAGCCTTTTGGGAAGATTGGCACTGGGCAACGGGAGACGTCATTACCTTGAACTGGCATGCAGAGTGCCACCCACAGCAAGATCAGCAAGTAGTCATCGTGCCTTCTGGCCCAGCCGACAAGCAGGATACCGCAGGGTTACTCGTACAGCAGCTGATTCATAGTGCCAATCACCGCTTTTGGGTTACAAGTCCCTATTTCGTACCCGATCAAGGCGTACAAGACTCGCTACGACTAGCCGCCATGCGTGGTGTTGATGTACGTGTGATGATTCCAGAACGGCCAGATCATTTACTGGTGTTTCTTTCCGCCTTTTCGTTTTTGCCTGACATGTTAAGGGCAGGCGTAAAAATATACCGTTATCAACCTGGGTTCTTGCACCAAAAGATCATGCTCATCGATGACTCTTCAGCAACAGTCGGCACAGTGAACTTAGATAATCGTTCGTTTCGGCTAAATTTTGAGATTACGGCATTCGTGCCAAGTGCTGATTTTGCTGCCGATGTGGCCACCATGTTAGAAGCCGATTTTGCAAGGTGTCGCCGTGTAACGCTCGATGAAGTGAGCCAGCGACCTATGTGGAAAAAGGTCGTTTCTCGCGCTGCTTATTTAATGGCCCCCGTGCAATAG
- the uvrB gene encoding excinuclease ABC subunit UvrB codes for MSKEFRLQSKFQPAGDQPAAIRGLISGLESGLAHQTLLGVTGSGKTFTMANVVQQLQRPTIVMAPNKTLAAQLYGEFKSFFPDNAVEYFVSYYDYYQPEAYVPSSDTFIEKDASINDHIEQMRLSATKALLERRDALIVVSVSAIYGLGDPDQYLKMRLHFTRGELIDQRAFLRRLAELQYTRNDMDFRRGTYRVRGDVIDIFPADSDEEAVRVELFDDEIDSIRLFDPLTGDVRGQVPRMTIYPKSHYVTPRETILEAIDAIKAELKERLEWLRHHERLVEAQRLEQRTLYDIEMMLELGYCNGIENYSRYLSGRAPGEPPPTFFDYLPDDALLFIDESHVSVPQVGGMYKGDRSRKETLVEYGFRLPSALDNRPMKFEEWESISPQTIFVSATPGPYEAEHAGQIVEQVVRPTGLLDPQIEVRPASSQVDDLLSEIGLRNAVGERVLVTTLTKRMAEDLTDYLDEHDIRVRYLHSDIDTVERVEIIRDLRLGKFDVLVGINLLREGLDIPEVSLVAILDADKEGFLRAERSLIQTIGRAARNANGKAILYGDRITDSMRKAIDETERRRAKQMAHNEKHGITPTTVTRSVADILEAAQTPGKKGNRRKGSERKVAEPSGGYDVASMNQQELLAAISKIEDAMFEAAQNLEFEEAARLRDQLHQMKEKQLALG; via the coding sequence ATGAGCAAGGAATTTCGTCTGCAGTCAAAATTTCAGCCTGCGGGCGATCAGCCTGCGGCCATCCGCGGGTTGATTAGCGGTTTGGAATCCGGGCTTGCCCATCAGACGCTGCTTGGTGTCACCGGTTCGGGTAAAACCTTCACTATGGCCAACGTGGTTCAGCAGTTGCAACGACCCACGATCGTCATGGCGCCCAACAAAACGCTAGCAGCCCAGCTTTACGGGGAGTTCAAGTCGTTCTTTCCTGATAACGCCGTCGAGTACTTCGTTTCGTATTACGACTACTACCAGCCAGAGGCCTACGTGCCTTCTTCAGATACGTTCATCGAGAAAGACGCTTCGATCAATGACCATATCGAGCAGATGCGCTTGTCCGCTACTAAAGCCCTGTTAGAGCGTCGGGATGCGCTGATCGTCGTTTCCGTATCGGCGATCTATGGTTTGGGGGACCCCGATCAGTACTTGAAGATGCGTCTTCATTTTACACGCGGTGAACTGATCGATCAGCGTGCGTTTTTGCGCCGTTTGGCCGAGCTTCAGTACACCCGTAATGATATGGATTTCCGTCGCGGTACCTACCGCGTGCGGGGCGATGTCATCGATATTTTTCCAGCGGACTCGGACGAAGAGGCGGTGCGCGTCGAGCTGTTCGACGACGAAATCGACTCTATTCGTTTGTTTGACCCGCTGACCGGCGATGTTCGTGGTCAAGTACCTCGCATGACGATCTACCCGAAGTCCCACTACGTGACGCCCCGAGAAACCATTCTTGAAGCTATCGACGCCATCAAAGCCGAGCTCAAAGAGCGCTTGGAGTGGCTGCGTCATCACGAGCGTCTGGTAGAGGCTCAGCGGCTAGAGCAGCGAACGCTCTACGACATCGAGATGATGCTCGAATTGGGCTACTGCAACGGGATTGAAAACTACTCGCGCTACCTCTCAGGCCGTGCTCCTGGCGAGCCGCCTCCCACGTTTTTCGACTACTTGCCGGATGATGCGCTGCTGTTTATCGACGAGTCACACGTCAGCGTGCCTCAAGTGGGAGGGATGTACAAAGGCGACCGTTCGCGTAAAGAAACGCTGGTGGAGTATGGATTTCGCTTGCCGTCCGCGTTGGATAACCGGCCGATGAAGTTCGAGGAGTGGGAGTCGATCTCACCCCAAACGATTTTCGTGTCGGCGACACCTGGGCCTTACGAGGCCGAGCACGCAGGTCAAATCGTCGAGCAGGTCGTGCGACCAACGGGCTTGTTGGATCCGCAGATCGAAGTGCGCCCGGCCAGTTCGCAGGTGGACGACCTGCTGTCGGAGATTGGCTTACGTAACGCCGTTGGCGAGCGCGTGCTGGTGACAACGCTGACCAAGCGCATGGCGGAAGACCTGACGGATTACCTCGACGAGCACGATATCCGGGTGCGCTACCTGCACTCCGATATCGATACGGTCGAGCGTGTCGAGATCATCCGAGACCTGCGGCTGGGTAAGTTCGATGTCCTGGTGGGTATCAACCTGCTTCGGGAAGGGTTGGACATTCCTGAGGTATCGCTGGTCGCCATTTTGGATGCCGACAAAGAAGGCTTCCTGCGCGCTGAACGCTCGTTGATCCAAACCATTGGTCGTGCCGCACGCAATGCCAACGGCAAGGCGATTCTGTACGGTGATCGAATCACCGATTCCATGCGTAAAGCGATCGATGAGACCGAGCGACGCCGTGCCAAACAGATGGCGCATAATGAAAAGCATGGTATTACGCCCACAACGGTCACGCGCTCCGTGGCGGACATCCTCGAAGCGGCCCAAACGCCGGGTAAAAAGGGCAATCGCCGTAAGGGTAGCGAGCGTAAAGTGGCTGAGCCATCAGGCGGATACGATGTGGCGTCCATGAACCAGCAGGAGCTTCTGGCCGCCATCAGCAAGATCGAAGATGCCATGTTCGAAGCAGCGCAAAACCTGGAGTTCGAAGAGGCTGCCCGGCTCCGCGACCAGCTGCATCAAATGAAAGAAAAACAGCTGGCGCTAGGATAA
- a CDS encoding YihY/virulence factor BrkB family protein — translation MIKKTLTFWWNVVQDATSLWLERNAFSYAGSLAFYTLFSLAPTVIIAVTVIGVVLGEEAAQGQIVAQLQGTLGVDAALAVEQAVAQSRIEESGILPTLLGFIALLVGATTVFAQMQFSLNTIWGVTAKPTSNSAFIFIKNRLLSLTVVLSIGFILLVSLVLGVMLRGMLHAANDLLPFASLLTTTAESLISLAMVALLFATIFKVLPDVVLRWQDVLIGAVVTAVLFTIGRSVIAIYLAYTATASTYGAAGSVVMILLWVYYSSLILLFGAAFTRSLLLRRGRPLVPRNSAVLVKRELL, via the coding sequence ATGATTAAAAAGACACTCACGTTTTGGTGGAACGTGGTTCAGGATGCAACGTCGTTATGGCTCGAGCGCAATGCGTTCAGTTATGCCGGATCATTGGCATTTTATACGCTGTTTTCGCTCGCACCGACGGTTATCATTGCCGTTACCGTGATTGGTGTGGTGTTAGGAGAAGAGGCCGCCCAGGGCCAAATTGTCGCCCAATTACAAGGCACTTTAGGAGTGGATGCGGCCTTGGCGGTCGAGCAAGCCGTGGCGCAATCGCGCATTGAAGAGTCGGGTATCCTGCCGACCTTACTTGGCTTTATTGCGTTACTCGTCGGTGCCACGACCGTCTTTGCCCAGATGCAGTTCTCGCTCAATACCATTTGGGGAGTGACCGCTAAACCGACCAGTAACAGTGCATTTATTTTCATCAAAAACCGACTGCTCTCGCTGACCGTCGTACTTTCGATTGGCTTTATTCTGCTCGTCTCGCTTGTGCTCGGTGTCATGCTCAGAGGGATGCTTCACGCTGCTAATGATCTTCTCCCTTTCGCAAGTCTACTGACGACGACCGCAGAATCTTTGATTTCACTGGCCATGGTCGCTTTACTCTTTGCCACTATCTTTAAAGTACTGCCGGATGTCGTGTTACGCTGGCAGGATGTATTGATTGGCGCTGTCGTCACTGCCGTGCTTTTCACCATTGGGCGCAGCGTGATTGCGATCTACTTGGCTTATACCGCGACGGCGTCGACCTATGGAGCGGCGGGGTCCGTCGTCATGATTCTTTTGTGGGTGTACTATAGCTCGCTTATTTTGCTGTTTGGTGCTGCTTTTACGCGCTCGCTGCTGTTACGCCGTGGACGTCCGCTAGTGCCACGCAATAGCGCCGTGCTGGTCAAGCGAGAACTGCTTTGA
- a CDS encoding D-2-hydroxyacid dehydrogenase, giving the protein MPNAVILDAQSLGPDIDLTAIRNAVTHLEIHQQSTTTQARERLVEAEIAIVNKVKLDADTLAQLPSLRLICVLATGLNNIDLEAAKAHNIAVKNVSAYGTASVSQHTLMLMLSLANRLPRYQADIADGKWQDSDFFCLQEHPTLQLSGKQLVMVGQGELGSEVARLAEAFGMQVTFAARPGNEHNDQRPSLDELLPTADVISLHCPLNEATKHLLNKERLAKAKPSLLIVNCARGGIIDEVAALEALRNGDIGGLAVDVLPTEPPKDGHPLLDALAKAEPLNLIVTPHNAWITPEARQNIVGLTADNIRAWQTEAH; this is encoded by the coding sequence ATGCCCAACGCGGTCATACTGGATGCCCAAAGCCTTGGCCCAGACATCGATTTGACGGCGATTCGTAACGCTGTCACGCACTTAGAGATCCATCAGCAGAGCACCACGACGCAAGCTCGTGAACGCTTGGTCGAAGCAGAGATCGCGATCGTCAACAAGGTCAAACTCGACGCCGACACGCTCGCTCAGCTACCTTCTTTGCGACTCATTTGTGTGCTGGCCACTGGGCTGAACAACATCGATCTGGAGGCCGCTAAAGCGCATAACATCGCCGTCAAGAACGTCTCGGCCTATGGCACAGCCAGTGTCTCGCAACATACCCTCATGCTCATGCTGTCATTGGCCAATCGCCTCCCCCGCTATCAAGCGGACATTGCCGATGGAAAATGGCAGGACAGTGACTTTTTCTGCTTGCAGGAACATCCCACACTGCAGTTGTCTGGCAAGCAACTGGTCATGGTCGGCCAAGGGGAACTGGGGTCTGAAGTGGCACGTTTAGCCGAAGCCTTTGGTATGCAAGTCACGTTTGCCGCCCGACCCGGCAATGAGCACAACGATCAGCGGCCGTCCTTGGACGAACTGCTGCCCACCGCCGACGTCATCAGCCTACACTGTCCGCTGAACGAGGCTACGAAACACCTTCTCAACAAGGAGCGTCTTGCCAAGGCCAAGCCGTCACTCTTGATCGTCAACTGTGCCCGTGGCGGCATCATCGACGAAGTGGCGGCGCTCGAGGCCCTTCGTAACGGGGACATTGGTGGGTTAGCGGTCGATGTGCTGCCTACCGAGCCGCCCAAAGACGGGCATCCGCTCCTCGATGCTCTGGCAAAAGCAGAACCGCTCAATTTGATCGTAACGCCTCACAACGCTTGGATAACGCCTGAAGCACGGCAAAACATCGTTGGCCTCACTGCCGACAATATCCGCGCTTGGCAAACCGAGGCTCACTAA
- a CDS encoding LysR substrate-binding domain-containing protein gives MNLETKWLEDFVALANTRSFSASARQRHVTQPAFSRRIRALEQAVGVTLVDRSTTPIGLTSEGQLFLVTARNLVEQLNESLSHLRGLSIANEALDIVAAHSLALSFYPPWISRLQKGLGELPTRLVAMNVGEAIHVLREGNCDLMLAYYDPFATMQLDAEVFPSFSIGKVKMLPVSLPDTQGKPLFSLQRDSSIPYLAYTQGAFLGRSVRMLLKNDPLRMKLRTVYETAMAEGLKGMVLQGVGVAWIPDFCIRDELKTGKLVRAGDESWDIPLEIRLYRCSLVHKPGVERLWRQMMKLPRDFLQA, from the coding sequence GTGAACCTAGAAACAAAATGGCTGGAAGACTTTGTCGCCCTTGCAAACACTCGGAGTTTTTCAGCCTCTGCCCGACAGCGCCATGTCACCCAGCCCGCGTTCAGTCGGCGTATCAGGGCCTTGGAGCAGGCCGTTGGCGTCACCCTGGTGGATCGATCCACCACCCCCATTGGGTTGACCTCGGAAGGGCAACTCTTTTTGGTGACTGCACGCAATTTAGTCGAACAGCTTAATGAATCGTTGAGTCATTTACGCGGCTTGTCGATTGCCAACGAAGCGCTGGACATCGTCGCGGCGCATTCGCTCGCGCTGAGTTTCTACCCCCCCTGGATCTCAAGACTGCAAAAAGGACTGGGGGAGTTGCCGACGCGCTTGGTCGCCATGAATGTCGGTGAAGCCATTCATGTGCTTCGCGAGGGTAACTGCGACCTGATGCTGGCCTACTACGACCCTTTCGCGACGATGCAGTTAGATGCAGAGGTCTTTCCATCATTCTCCATCGGTAAGGTCAAGATGTTGCCCGTCTCGCTACCTGATACGCAGGGTAAGCCGCTATTTTCGCTGCAGCGTGATAGCTCGATTCCGTATTTGGCTTATACCCAAGGGGCCTTTCTAGGCCGCAGCGTGCGCATGCTGCTGAAAAATGACCCATTACGAATGAAACTTCGAACCGTTTATGAGACGGCGATGGCCGAAGGTTTGAAGGGCATGGTATTACAAGGCGTTGGTGTTGCTTGGATACCTGATTTTTGTATACGCGACGAGTTAAAAACCGGCAAGCTCGTGAGAGCTGGGGATGAGAGTTGGGATATACCGCTAGAAATACGTCTCTATCGCTGTTCGCTAGTGCACAAGCCGGGGGTAGAGCGGCTGTGGCGGCAGATGATGAAACTGCCGCGTGATTTCTTGCAGGCCTAA
- a CDS encoding YgfZ/GcvT domain-containing protein: MTMEKTPPSSAVRLDQYAALDIKGADAEKFLQGQTSAQVGLANGSFAPLTCFCTPKGRMLANGQLCRLEMNHYRLILDASLANDLAKHLNKFAAFYKAELSVAQNIIFAGASESAENLAYCLGVTLPKQPYTHATSTSGTVLRLPGSPRWLFMFEEEPQNLLTDSEALLNAWKLSDIRSGLAWLTAAQQDQFLPQMLNWEALGGISFKKGCYTGQEVVARAHFRGQVKKRLVHARAHTASLPELGATLMDESGKSLGEVVSSATSDDQHIELLAVMNTKVMEDGVTVYWQTTPLTLQALPYPIERLDPEQIAAQLAQN, from the coding sequence ATGACCATGGAGAAGACGCCGCCCTCTAGTGCCGTACGTTTGGATCAATATGCTGCACTGGATATCAAAGGGGCCGATGCGGAGAAATTCTTGCAAGGTCAAACCAGCGCGCAAGTGGGATTGGCAAACGGCTCGTTTGCGCCGCTTACCTGTTTTTGTACCCCAAAGGGCCGCATGTTGGCCAACGGACAGCTGTGTAGGCTCGAGATGAATCATTATCGGCTGATTCTCGACGCCTCTCTGGCGAATGATCTGGCCAAACACCTGAACAAATTTGCCGCTTTTTACAAAGCGGAGTTATCAGTGGCACAAAACATCATTTTCGCAGGCGCCAGTGAGTCAGCCGAAAACTTGGCCTATTGTCTGGGCGTGACGTTGCCAAAGCAGCCCTACACCCACGCCACTAGCACGTCTGGCACGGTGCTACGCCTCCCAGGGTCTCCTCGTTGGCTATTCATGTTCGAAGAAGAGCCTCAAAATCTCTTGACAGACAGCGAGGCATTGCTCAACGCCTGGAAGCTGTCAGATATCCGTAGCGGACTGGCGTGGCTCACGGCCGCTCAGCAGGACCAGTTCCTACCACAAATGCTGAATTGGGAAGCGTTGGGCGGGATTAGTTTCAAGAAAGGGTGCTATACCGGCCAGGAGGTCGTTGCCCGCGCCCATTTCCGCGGCCAAGTCAAGAAGCGCCTCGTGCACGCCCGCGCGCACACTGCCTCGCTGCCCGAGCTGGGTGCCACCCTAATGGATGAGAGCGGTAAATCGTTAGGCGAAGTCGTCAGCAGTGCAACCAGCGATGATCAGCACATCGAGCTTCTGGCCGTAATGAATACCAAGGTGATGGAAGACGGCGTGACCGTCTATTGGCAGACAACACCTCTTACCTTGCAGGCGCTTCCCTATCCGATCGAGCGCTTGGACCCTGAGCAGATAGCCGCTCAGCTTGCTCAGAACTGA
- a CDS encoding OsmC family protein: MHLPIVVISERNIAFRQRVEVNGMDDLFADVPTVVGGDESAPDPHDYFDIALGTCKAITVQMYAKRKQWPLEGVTVTVQRDDSGERQGHYKLDVTLELHGISVPEQRAKLEEISHRCPIQRLMTQATIEIATHTV; this comes from the coding sequence ATGCATCTGCCTATCGTGGTGATCAGTGAACGAAATATCGCCTTTCGTCAGCGCGTCGAGGTCAACGGCATGGATGACCTCTTCGCGGACGTGCCTACGGTGGTAGGAGGAGATGAAAGCGCTCCAGATCCCCATGACTATTTTGATATTGCGCTGGGAACCTGCAAGGCGATCACGGTCCAAATGTACGCCAAACGTAAGCAGTGGCCGTTGGAAGGGGTGACCGTCACAGTGCAGCGCGATGACAGCGGCGAACGCCAAGGTCACTACAAGCTGGACGTGACGTTAGAGCTTCATGGCATCAGCGTTCCAGAGCAACGCGCTAAACTGGAGGAGATAAGCCATCGCTGCCCGATCCAACGCCTGATGACCCAGGCGACGATCGAGATAGCCACCCACACCGTGTAG
- a CDS encoding acylphosphatase translates to MAQCCVRAFVTGKVQGVWYRRATQEQALLRGVTGYAKNLPDGRVEVLMCGQVAAVSELGQWLWQGPQGAQVTHVTLETLENQYAPDHFSTY, encoded by the coding sequence ATGGCTCAATGCTGTGTACGTGCATTCGTAACGGGAAAAGTGCAGGGCGTCTGGTATCGCCGTGCTACTCAAGAGCAAGCACTCTTGAGAGGCGTCACCGGCTATGCGAAAAACTTGCCTGATGGTCGTGTGGAAGTGCTCATGTGTGGCCAGGTTGCGGCCGTCTCAGAGCTTGGTCAATGGCTATGGCAAGGTCCACAAGGGGCGCAGGTCACTCATGTCACGCTGGAGACACTCGAGAACCAATACGCCCCTGACCACTTCTCGACCTACTAG
- a CDS encoding fumarate hydratase — protein MTVIRQDDVIQSVADALQYISYYHPKDFIDAMAAAYEREENPAAKDAIAQILINSRMCATGHRPICQDTGIVTVFVHVGMNVTWDAEMSLDDMVNEGVRRAYQLPDNVLRASVLADPDGKRQNTKDNTPAIIHHKIVPGDKVDIHVAAKGGGSEAKSKFAMLNPSDSVVDWVMEQLPKMGAGWCPPGMLGIGIGGTAEKAMEIAKEALLDPIDIQELQARGASNRAEELRLELFDKVNKSGIGAQGLGGLTTVLDIKVKDYPTHAANKPVAIIPNCAATRHAHFTLDGSGPVALPAPKLEDWPEITREAGDNVKRVNLDTVTPEEVKTWQPGDTLLLNGKLLTGRDAAHKRMVDMIAKGEPLPVDMKGRFIYYVGPVDPVGDEVVGPAGPTTATRMDKFTRTMLEETGLLGMVGKAERGQAAIEAIRDNQAVYLMAVGGSAYLVAQAIKKSRVVGFEDLGMEAIYEFEVEDMPVTVAVDSQGTSVHQTGPAKWKEIIAEKA, from the coding sequence ATGACCGTGATTCGCCAGGACGACGTGATCCAAAGCGTTGCCGATGCTCTGCAGTACATCTCTTACTACCATCCCAAAGATTTCATTGACGCCATGGCGGCGGCCTACGAGCGGGAAGAGAACCCGGCAGCCAAAGATGCCATCGCACAGATTTTGATCAATTCCCGCATGTGCGCTACGGGTCACCGCCCGATTTGCCAAGACACCGGCATCGTGACGGTCTTCGTACATGTGGGCATGAACGTCACATGGGACGCCGAGATGAGCCTTGACGACATGGTCAACGAAGGCGTGCGTCGTGCATACCAGTTGCCGGATAACGTATTGCGAGCCTCGGTTCTGGCCGATCCGGACGGCAAGCGTCAAAACACCAAAGACAACACGCCCGCCATCATCCACCATAAAATCGTGCCGGGCGATAAAGTCGACATCCATGTGGCCGCGAAGGGAGGCGGTAGCGAAGCAAAATCGAAATTCGCCATGCTTAACCCTTCCGACAGCGTAGTCGATTGGGTAATGGAGCAGCTTCCCAAAATGGGGGCGGGCTGGTGCCCACCGGGCATGCTGGGTATTGGGATTGGTGGCACCGCTGAAAAAGCGATGGAGATTGCCAAAGAAGCGCTGCTCGACCCTATCGATATCCAAGAACTACAGGCTCGCGGTGCCAGCAACCGTGCCGAAGAGCTGCGTCTCGAGCTATTCGACAAGGTGAACAAGAGTGGTATCGGCGCGCAGGGGCTGGGGGGCTTGACCACCGTGCTGGATATCAAAGTCAAAGATTACCCCACCCACGCGGCGAACAAGCCAGTGGCGATCATTCCCAACTGTGCCGCTACCCGCCACGCCCATTTCACGCTGGACGGATCCGGCCCTGTGGCCTTACCGGCGCCTAAGCTCGAAGACTGGCCGGAAATTACCCGTGAAGCGGGCGACAACGTGAAGCGTGTCAATCTGGATACCGTCACCCCCGAGGAAGTGAAAACCTGGCAGCCTGGCGACACGCTGTTATTGAACGGTAAACTGCTCACGGGCCGTGATGCGGCTCACAAGCGCATGGTCGATATGATCGCCAAAGGCGAGCCGCTGCCTGTCGATATGAAAGGTCGTTTCATCTACTACGTTGGGCCGGTCGATCCGGTGGGTGACGAGGTGGTCGGCCCGGCTGGCCCTACGACGGCGACGCGAATGGACAAATTTACCCGTACGATGTTGGAGGAGACGGGGCTATTGGGCATGGTGGGTAAGGCCGAGCGTGGTCAAGCTGCCATCGAGGCGATTCGTGATAACCAAGCCGTCTATCTCATGGCGGTGGGTGGCTCTGCCTACTTAGTGGCGCAGGCCATCAAGAAATCGCGGGTCGTAGGGTTCGAGGACCTAGGAATGGAAGCCATCTACGAATTCGAAGTGGAAGACATGCCCGTTACCGTTGCGGTGGATAGCCAAGGCACATCGGTGCACCAGACCGGTCCGGCCAAATGGAAAGAGATCATTGCTGAAAAAGCGTGA
- a CDS encoding bifunctional nicotinamide-nucleotide adenylyltransferase/Nudix hydroxylase — protein MNSDAARSATSYDFDCLVFIGRFQPPHLGHLAIIREALKKARQVIVMVGSSWQARSLRNPWHFNERQSMLRSGFDDADNQRLEITPLLDALYNDDVWVRDVQRKVRDLATPANARLPRIGLIGASRGQSSYYLSLFPQWESVSVPLVEGISASHIRERLFRSPGSTDDYLSTGAYHDLPPGVVESVRDFCKGNAYHRLLEEQQLLDQYRHAWSQAPYPPIFVTVNAVVVQSGHVLLVKRTAAPGKGLFALPGGFINPHERLLDACLRELRERLRLKVPEPVLKGSLKGQRLFDEPHRSWRGRTLAEAFYFALRPDQQLPRLKPVKGGDHARWVALADLEPESLFEDHFFIIQNFLGLPADFGSL, from the coding sequence ATGAACTCAGATGCAGCCCGATCTGCCACATCTTACGACTTTGATTGCTTAGTGTTCATAGGTCGATTTCAGCCACCCCACTTGGGGCATCTGGCCATTATTCGAGAAGCGCTCAAAAAAGCGCGCCAAGTGATCGTCATGGTGGGCTCATCCTGGCAAGCACGGTCGTTACGCAATCCCTGGCATTTCAATGAGCGCCAATCGATGCTTCGCTCAGGATTTGACGATGCGGACAATCAGCGGCTTGAAATCACTCCCCTGTTGGATGCGCTTTATAACGATGATGTGTGGGTGAGAGACGTACAGCGCAAGGTGCGCGATCTGGCTACCCCCGCCAATGCACGCTTACCGCGCATTGGGCTCATTGGTGCGAGTCGCGGCCAATCAAGCTACTATCTCTCGCTTTTCCCCCAGTGGGAGTCCGTCAGTGTCCCGTTGGTCGAAGGTATTTCAGCTAGTCACATTCGTGAGCGGCTGTTTCGTTCCCCTGGCTCTACCGATGACTACTTGAGTACCGGTGCTTACCATGACTTGCCACCCGGCGTCGTAGAGAGCGTCAGAGATTTTTGCAAAGGAAATGCTTACCATCGGCTGCTGGAAGAGCAGCAGCTTCTAGACCAATATCGTCACGCCTGGTCCCAGGCACCCTATCCGCCTATTTTCGTCACGGTGAACGCTGTTGTCGTTCAGTCGGGTCATGTGCTGTTAGTCAAGCGTACGGCGGCGCCGGGCAAAGGATTGTTCGCCCTCCCCGGTGGTTTCATCAACCCCCATGAGCGTTTGCTAGATGCTTGCTTGCGTGAACTTCGCGAACGGCTCCGGCTGAAAGTACCAGAGCCCGTTTTGAAAGGCTCGCTAAAGGGTCAGCGGCTGTTCGATGAGCCACACCGCAGCTGGCGAGGTCGCACGTTGGCCGAGGCGTTTTACTTTGCTTTGCGGCCCGACCAGCAGTTGCCCCGCCTTAAACCCGTCAAGGGCGGCGATCACGCACGCTGGGTGGCGCTTGCCGACCTGGAGCCCGAAAGCCTCTTTGAAGACCATTTTTTCATTATCCAAAACTTCCTCGGCCTGCCCGCAGATTTTGGCTCTCTTTAG